The Methanomassiliicoccus sp. genome includes the window CGACCTCGAACGGTCCGAGCCGCTCGCCGGAGGTCTTGATGACGTCGTCAGCTCGGCCCAGGAACCAGAAGTAGCCGTCCTCGTCCTTGTACGCCTGGTCCCCGGCGATGTACCAGCCGGGGACGCGGAAGTACTCCTTGAACTTGGGAGTGTTCCTCCAGATGCCCAGCATCATCGACGGCCAGCCCGGCCGCAGAGCGAGGAAACCCTCCTTCTTGGGCGGGACCTCCACTCCGTTCTCGTCCACCACCGAGGCGATGACTCCTGGGATGGGCCTGCCCATGGACCCGGGTTTGATAGTCATGCATGGATAATTGCAAATGAGCTGGGCACCGGTCTCGGTCTGCCACCAAGTATCATGGATGCGGCGGTCCAGGACCCTCATTCCCCACCGCACGACCTCGGCGTTGAGGGGCTCTCCGACCGAGCAGATGTGGCGAAGCTTGGAAAAGTCGAACTCCTTCACTGCATCGTCCCCGGCCTTCATCAGCATCCTGAGGGCCGTCGGAGCCGTATACCAGACGGTGATCCCGTACCTCTGAAGGAGGGAGTACCAGATCCGGGCGTCGAAGCGGCCTTCATATGAGATCAGAGTGGCCCCCAGGTACCAAGGGCCGAAGATGCCGTAGGAGGTTCCGGTGACCCACCCGGGGTCGGCGGTGCACCAATAGGTATCCTCCTCCCTGAGGTCGAGGACATTCTTGGAGGTGAACCATTGCTGTATCATCGCTTTATGTCCCAGCAGCACGCCCTTCGGTTTCCCGGTCGAGCCCGAGGTGTAGTGGATGATATAGGGTTCGGTGGGCGCCATGTTCACCGTCTGGTAGTTGGGATCACCCGATGCCATGACCTCGTCGAAGCTCACCGTTCGCTCGCCGAGGTCCGAATTGTCACCGACGATGATGAACTTCTGAACGTCGACCAGGTCGTCCATGATCGGCTCCAGCCGCTTGTACAGATAGGGAGAGGTAACGATGAACTTGGCACTGCAGTCGAGGGCCCGGTCCTTCACCGCGTCTGGTCCCAGCGCAGAGAACAGGGGGCCGGCGATGCCCCCCATCTTGGGGATGGCGATCATGGCCATGTAAAGCTCCGAGGTCCGGTCCAGGAACACGAAGATGCGGTCGCCCTTGACCGCCCCGAGCTTCTCCAGTCCGGACGCCAGCCGGTTGGTCATCTCTGCCATCTCGCCGAAGGTATACTTGCGGACCTCGTTGTTGGCGGTGATCGAGTACAGTGCGATCTTGTTCTTCCTCCAGTTCTGGGCGTGCCGGTCGATTGCTTCCCGGGCCACGTTGTAGACCCCGCCTTTGTGCCAGTCGAATTCCTTGTCGACCGAGGACCAGGTGAACTCCTTCAGGGCGGTCTCATAGTCCTGGAGATTTCCCTTGTGCTTGGATGGTATGAATTCCTCCATGCCAAATTCTCCCAAATCTATCACGGATAAGGAAATATGAATCGATATAAATCTTTACCGAAAGTCAGTTTCGACAATCGCAGATGATTTACGATATTTAGCCCGAAAAAAACGACAAACGCGGATTCCAATCCACTTTTTCGGAGCATATCAGCGCGGGTGTGAAATATACGAGGCGTCTATACTGCGAGAAAGGACCTCTACCGTTATCGGGCTAGAATAAGTGGTCCACACTTCCTGGTAGGGAATGCGATAGTGATTTATCCGGCCACGATGTGCGCTCGAACATGCCTCCCATGACCTTTGCGCAAAAGGTCCTATCCCGCGCCAGCGGAGAGAACGCATGCACAGGGGACATCGTCAATGCCAAGGTCGACCTGGCCATGTCCCACGAGAACTCCGCGCTGGTCCTTCGCTCGTTCCGCGAGATCGGGGCCCGGCGGATCTGGGATCCCCGCAAGGTAGTGCTCCTCTTCGATCACCGCATACCCGCCAATACCATCAAGACGGCCGAGGGCCACAAGGAGGTGCGGACCTTCGCTCGGACCGAACAGCTCCCCAACTTCTACGATCTGGGCGAGGGCATCTGTCATCAGGTGCTGCCGGAGAAAGGCCACGTCGTGCCGGAGATGCTCGTTGTGGGGACTGACTCGCACACCACCACCTACGGGGCGTTAGGGGCGTTCGCTACCGGCATCGGAGCCACCGAGATGGCCGCGGTCTGGGCGACGGGGGAGATCTGGATGAGAGTGCCAGAGACCATGCGCATACACCTGCGGGGGAAGTTGCCGCCCCATGTGTGGTCCAAGGATGTCATCCTGCATATCATCGGCTCCCTGGGCTCCGACGGGGCGGACTACAAGTGCGTGGAGTTCGTCGGTGACGCGGTCTCCAGGATGAGCATCGCCTCGCGCATGGTCATGAGCAACATGAGCATCGAGATGGGGGCTAAGGTCGGGATCTGCTACCCTGACCGCAAGACCCAGGACTGGCTCGCCCCGCGGACCGATCGCCGGTGGGTGTTGGATCCCTCGTACCAGGCCGCAGCGGCGGACGAAGAACTGGAGATGGACGTGGAGGAACTGGAACCCCAGGTGGCATGCCCCCATACCGTTGACAACGTCGTACCGGTGACCAAGGTGGAGGGACTGAAGATCGATCAGGCAGTGCTCGGCTCCTGCACCAACGGTCGACTGGAGGATCTGGCCGCGGCGGAGGGGGTGCTCCGTGGAAACAAAGTGTCCAAGGATGTGCGGTTCATTGTGGTGCCCGCTTCCAGGGAGGTGTACATCGAAGCGGCGGAGAAAGGCATCCTTACCTCTCTGGCAAGGTCCGGGGCGGTGATCCTCAACCCCGGTTGCGGTCCCTGTCTGGGCGGGCACCAAGGGCTCCTTGCCGCTGGAGAGAGATGCATCTCCACCACCAACCGCAACTTCCGGGGGCGCATGGGCTCGCCCGACGCAGAGGTCTACCTAGCGTCACCGGAAACGGTGGCCGTAAGCGCGCTCAAGGGTGCCATCGCCGACCCCAGGAGGCCTTGATATGATCCGCGGCAGGGTATGGAAGTATGGGGACCACATCAATACCGACCTCATCATTCCCGGGAGGTACCTCGACAACTACGACCTCAAGCATCTCGCCTCCCACGCCATGGAGGATGTGGACGTCCACTTCGCCAGTGAAGTGCACCCCGGGGACATAATTATCGCCGGCCGCAACTTCGGTTGCGGGTCATCGCGTGAGCAGGCCCCCCTGGCACTGAAAGCGGCAGGAGTGGCCGCGGTCGTGGTGGGCAGCGCGGCGCGGATATTCTATCGCAACGCCATCAACGTCGGCCTCCCGATCGTCATCTGCCCGGAAGCGGGGCGCATGTTCGAGCCGGGGGACACCGCGGAGATCGATCTGGCAGGGGGCACGCTGCGCAATACTCGGACGGGTGAGGGCGCGAGGTTCAGTCCGCCCCCGGCGTTCCTTCTCCGTATCCTCGAGGATGGTGGGCTGGTCCCCCACCTCAGGAACAGAATGGAAGCCGGCCCCCGGCAGTGAGGGCGGCAAAGCCTGCAGGGAACGCCGCTACCTCGCCCCCGCGGGCACCCTCTGCTCTGTCCCGCTCAGGATGAGCCACATGGTGAGGCATGCTGCCCCTACCATCGCGTTGACTGCGCCCAGCACGAAAACCAGATCGGGCCAGTCAAGCGATACGATGGACATCCCCAGACTGCCCATGAGGACGCCGGTGCAGGCGATGAGCGAGGAAGCAGACCCCGCATCCCCCCTCTGCTGCTCCAGGATCAGGTTGGTGCCCGGAGCTCGGGTGAGGCTGCCGCAGAAGGTGGCGGGGAGCAGGGACAGGGCGAAGGTTAGTGGGGATATGCCGCCCAGGATGCACACCAGCGTCCCCGATGCGGTGATGGTCAGGAAGCACAGGCCGATGACTGGCCCCATATCGAACCGCCGGGATAGGAAAATGTAAGCAACGGGAGCGGTCACCAAGCCCATGGCGTTGAGGGCGAAGTGGTAGCTGTACTCCTGCTCGGTCAGACCGAAACCGTTGACGTAGATGTAGGATGACGCGGCCACGAAGGACAGGGAAGCCATACTGACCAGGGAGAACATGATCAGCAGGTAGGTGAAGCGGCGGTTCCTTAGCACCACGCCGAGGCGTCCTAGGGCGCCGAAGATCGAGCCTGTGTAACGCTCATCCAGTGTTTCCACCAGGGCTAGGGTGCCGAGCAATGCGGTCGTCCCAATCCCCGCCAGCACCAGGAAGATACCCTGCCAGGTGGTGAACTGTAGGAGGAGGGCGCCGATCACCGGGGCTACTGCCGGCGCGATGAGCACCATGGACTGGACGATCGCCAGCACCACGAGGCGCTTTCGGCCGTCGAAGACGTCCTTGATGGTGGCGGTGGCCACCGCAGTGACGCCCCCGCCCCCGATGGCCTGAAAGGTCCGGAAAACGATAAGCGCAAGGATGCTGCCCGAGAGCGCACACATCAAACTTGCCAGGATGTAGACGGTCAGACCGGCCATGAGCACCGGCCTGCGCCCGTACTTGTCGCTCAGTGGACCCCACACCAGGGTCGCCAAGCCATAGGTGATGAAGAACGCGATCAGCGTGAGGTTCATCTCCCCCTCTGTGACCTGGTACTGGACCATCATGCTCGGCAGCGCCGGAAGGTAAAGGTCGGTGGATAGGGGGACGAACGCGCTCAGCAGCCCGAGGAGTGCGATAAGCCCTTTCTCGCCGAGGATCCTCTGCCGACCGGCCGTGGGCGAGGCCGTGGCCCTGTTGAATAGCATCTTATCGTTTCCTGCCCGCCTTAACCTCCAAAGGATAGGACGGACGTCACTGACGGGAGAGCGTGCTCGTACAAATCGTTATCCGCCAAAGGGTGGGCGCAGTGCCAATAATATCCTCGTCACCCCGGGCCGGGCGTCCCTCCTGGTGATACAAGCGTTTAAGATGACCTTGTGTAATCGGCTATCCACCAAAACATTTGGTCACACCCTGAGAATGGGCATAGGTGATGTAAAAAAGAATGGAATGAGAAGCATGGCAATCAACTATCTGGACGTCGATCGGACGCTTTGCAAAAGATTTATAAGTGGACTGTTAATATCAGGCCACTCCCGCGTGGTGCTATTATGAAATACACTAGATTTGAGAAGGCGCGTATCATCGGTGCCCGGTCGTTACAGGTATCATTGGGTGCGCCGGTTCTTATCGATATACCCGAGGGAATGATCGACCCGGTGGAGATTGCCAGGCTCGAGTACGATAGGGGCGTGCTCCCTATCACGGTAAAAAGAGACATGTGAGGTTTTTAGATGAGCGAAGAGGTCAAGACCGAGCTTCTGGTGCCCGAAGATGTTTACCTAACCTCGGGCGTCCACATAGGTACCCAGCAGAAAAGCGCCGACATGAAGAAGTTCATCTTCAAGGTCAGGTCGGACGGATTATACGTAATGGATGTAAAGCAGACCGACGCCCGCATCCGGGCGGTGGCCAAATTCCTGGCCCGGATTCAGCCGGACCGGATTCTCATTTCCTCGGCTAGGCAATACGGCCAGAAGCCGGCCAAGGTCTTCGCCAAGACCATCGGGGCCAAGGTCTTCGCCGGACGGTTCGTCCCCGGCACCATGACCAACCCCATGCTTCCCGAGTACATTGAACCCGAGGTGCTCCTCGTTACCGACCCTGCTGCTGACCAGCAGGCCGTCGCCGAAGCCATGAACATCGGGATTCCCATCGTCGCCCTTTGCGATGCCAACAATGAGACCAGGAACGTCGACCTGGTTATCCCCACCAACAACAAGGGGCGGCGGGCTCTCGCTTGCGTCTATTGGCTGCTGACGAGAGAGATTCTCAAGGAGAAGGGCCTCATCAAGTCCTACGATGAGTTCAAGCTCACCATGGACGACTTTGAGGCTTCCCTCTAAACCCCTTAACCGTTCTTTACGGATGGCCGTTACCAACCCTTTGGCCTGCCGCTCCCCGGCGGCTTTTCATTTTCCCATTTCCGCGGTAATTAGATATAACCACTGGTGCCCTTTAAGGCATGATGGCCATGAGGCAGCCCGCTGTCGCAGGTAAGTTCTATCCCCGCACCGAGAAGCAGGTAAGGGAGGAGATTGACCACCTCTACGATGCTTATATCGGGAAGAGGCCATCGCTCAACAGCAGCGGGCCGCGGGACATCGTGGGCCTGGTGGTGCCCCATGCCGGCTACATCTATTCCGGCCCGGTGGCCGCCCACGCCTACGCTGCCCTGGCCGAGGATGGGTTTCCCGAAACATTCATCGTTATCGGTCCTAACCACAGCGGCCTCGGCTCTCCGGTGGCGATGACCACTGAGGACTTCGATACCCCCCTCGGTCGGGTCCGCATCGACCAGGAGATCGTCGGTCGGATGGGAAGGCTCATCGCCGACGATCCCACAGCCCATCGCTACGAGCATTCCATTGAGGTCCAGCTGCCGTTCATCCAGTACCTTCGCGAGGACATCACCTTCGTCCCCATCGCCATGGCCGCCCAGGACTATGAGACCGCGGCGGAGGTGGGCCACGAGATCAAGAAGGCCTGTCAGGGACGCGATGTCGTGATCGTTGCCTCCACCGACTTCTCCCACTACGTCCCGGCTGCGGTGGCCGCGAGGCAGGACCGTGCAGTAATTGACCGGATCCTTGCCCTCGATGCCGAGGGAGTGTACGACACCGTCGTCCGCAAGAGCGTCTCCATGTGCGGGTACGGGCCGGTAATGGCCATGCTCCTGGCGTCGGGAGGTAGACGCGCCGAGCTGCTGAAGTACGGTAACTCCGGCGATGTATCGCCGATGGAGGACGTGGTCGGCTATGCGTCCATCAAGGTGTCCCGCTGATCGCCACCCTCGTCCAGGAGATCCCGGGCAGATGGCCCGTTCCAACCCCCCACCCCGGTGGTCGGGAAAGGCAGGGAGGAAATCGCGCGTGGGAACGCTCTCGCATTGCTTTATACCGGGAATCATCTCTACTCCATGATAGAAAGAAGCGTGAGGCGAACACTTGAGCGATGAATCGGTCCTTTGCCCACAGTGCGGGTCGACGGTCAAGCCTGGTTCCGGATACTGTACCGCTTGCGGCAAGAGCCTGTCAGGAGGGCCTCCGACCCCGCCCCCCTCATCGCCCTTCGCTGGCTGGGGCTCCTCGGCCAAGGCCAGGGAAGCGCTCCTGATGACCATGGGGCGCAGGCAGCAGACCGATATCAAGATCTCCGAGTACTGGATCCTCCTCCCGGTGGTGGCGGTGGTGGCCAGCTACGTGCTGGGGCTCATAAGCTTCATATACTATGATATGTGGGCAGGCCTGACCGTCACCATCGTAGGCACGATCGTCGCCGTCATCCTCATCGCATTCCTCATCTTTCGACTGCTCAAGAGACGCAACGAGCACATGGCCAGGGAATCCGCGCTGCGTCGAGAGATCATGGATTTCTTCCGCTTCCGGGGGGAGGAAAAAGGGATCGGCCACCTCACCGACCCGTACGTCCAGGCGATGCAGGCCTTCGACCATGGCTCCCTAATGCACGAGGAGCCGCAGAGCGCGCTGCTGTGGACAATCCTCTGCCTCATCCCCGGCATCAACATCGTGGCCATCGTGCTGACTTTGTTCTGGCTCACCGATTTCGCCCCAGGACATGACCGCCGCTTCTACGGCTTCGTACAGAACGTCAACTTTGCCGCGTCCCAGATCGGCATGGGTCCGCTGATGCCCAGCGCATGGAAGAGCATCAGCGAGCGCAGCTATGTCCTCTACCTGATAGTCTCTGTCCTCCTTCCAGTGTTCGCTATCTGGTGGTTCTATGTGCTGATTAAGGACCTCAACGACCACTTCGATAATGAATGGCAGTTCGAGGACATGCTGATGGCCGAGCTCAAGAAGGTGGAATAAAAAAGGAAAAGGGGATGGCGCTCAGATGCGCTTCATCTTCCCGATGGTCGGTTCATAGATCAGGCCTTTGTCCAGCAGGGAGTTGTTGATCTCTTCCAGCTCGGCCTCGCCTATGCCAGACTTGGCCGCCTCTCGGATGAGATCGGCCAGCGGCGCGCCCTTCTTGTTGGTGTCCAGGCGATCGATCAACTTGAGGACCAGCTCTTCCTTGTCCCCATCATCGCCCTCGTCCTCGATCTCCTCGGGGCCGGCAGAGGGCATGTCCGCTGGTATGGGCAGCTGGCCGGAGCGCTCCGGAAGGAGCTGCTCCAGAGCCTCCAGGACCATTCCCCGGTAGCGGTTTAGCTCAACATCCTTGTAATGAGGTAGAGCGCGGACCACGCCCTCGGCCAACGCCGGGCTGTACCCTAGCTTGACGAGTTCATCCGCGGTAGGGGACTCCATCTGCATTGCCTCTTCCATGCAGTCGATCCGCTTGAGGGTGGACCTAGCCGCCTCTAGCACCCAGTTGTCCTTGATGTCATCATCAACCTGGATGATCTTCTCCGGGCGGATGGAGACAAAGATCTTACCCTCTT containing:
- a CDS encoding AMP-binding protein; the protein is MEEFIPSKHKGNLQDYETALKEFTWSSVDKEFDWHKGGVYNVAREAIDRHAQNWRKNKIALYSITANNEVRKYTFGEMAEMTNRLASGLEKLGAVKGDRIFVFLDRTSELYMAMIAIPKMGGIAGPLFSALGPDAVKDRALDCSAKFIVTSPYLYKRLEPIMDDLVDVQKFIIVGDNSDLGERTVSFDEVMASGDPNYQTVNMAPTEPYIIHYTSGSTGKPKGVLLGHKAMIQQWFTSKNVLDLREEDTYWCTADPGWVTGTSYGIFGPWYLGATLISYEGRFDARIWYSLLQRYGITVWYTAPTALRMLMKAGDDAVKEFDFSKLRHICSVGEPLNAEVVRWGMRVLDRRIHDTWWQTETGAQLICNYPCMTIKPGSMGRPIPGVIASVVDENGVEVPPKKEGFLALRPGWPSMMLGIWRNTPKFKEYFRVPGWYIAGDQAYKDEDGYFWFLGRADDVIKTSGERLGPFEV
- a CDS encoding 3-isopropylmalate dehydratase large subunit, which encodes MTFAQKVLSRASGENACTGDIVNAKVDLAMSHENSALVLRSFREIGARRIWDPRKVVLLFDHRIPANTIKTAEGHKEVRTFARTEQLPNFYDLGEGICHQVLPEKGHVVPEMLVVGTDSHTTTYGALGAFATGIGATEMAAVWATGEIWMRVPETMRIHLRGKLPPHVWSKDVILHIIGSLGSDGADYKCVEFVGDAVSRMSIASRMVMSNMSIEMGAKVGICYPDRKTQDWLAPRTDRRWVLDPSYQAAAADEELEMDVEELEPQVACPHTVDNVVPVTKVEGLKIDQAVLGSCTNGRLEDLAAAEGVLRGNKVSKDVRFIVVPASREVYIEAAEKGILTSLARSGAVILNPGCGPCLGGHQGLLAAGERCISTTNRNFRGRMGSPDAEVYLASPETVAVSALKGAIADPRRP
- a CDS encoding 3-isopropylmalate dehydratase small subunit, whose product is MIRGRVWKYGDHINTDLIIPGRYLDNYDLKHLASHAMEDVDVHFASEVHPGDIIIAGRNFGCGSSREQAPLALKAAGVAAVVVGSAARIFYRNAINVGLPIVICPEAGRMFEPGDTAEIDLAGGTLRNTRTGEGARFSPPPAFLLRILEDGGLVPHLRNRMEAGPRQ
- a CDS encoding multidrug effflux MFS transporter is translated as MLFNRATASPTAGRQRILGEKGLIALLGLLSAFVPLSTDLYLPALPSMMVQYQVTEGEMNLTLIAFFITYGLATLVWGPLSDKYGRRPVLMAGLTVYILASLMCALSGSILALIVFRTFQAIGGGGVTAVATATIKDVFDGRKRLVVLAIVQSMVLIAPAVAPVIGALLLQFTTWQGIFLVLAGIGTTALLGTLALVETLDERYTGSIFGALGRLGVVLRNRRFTYLLIMFSLVSMASLSFVAASSYIYVNGFGLTEQEYSYHFALNAMGLVTAPVAYIFLSRRFDMGPVIGLCFLTITASGTLVCILGGISPLTFALSLLPATFCGSLTRAPGTNLILEQQRGDAGSASSLIACTGVLMGSLGMSIVSLDWPDLVFVLGAVNAMVGAACLTMWLILSGTEQRVPAGAR
- a CDS encoding DNA-directed RNA polymerase subunit K, with amino-acid sequence MKYTRFEKARIIGARSLQVSLGAPVLIDIPEGMIDPVEIARLEYDRGVLPITVKRDM
- the rpsB gene encoding 30S ribosomal protein S2 encodes the protein MSEEVKTELLVPEDVYLTSGVHIGTQQKSADMKKFIFKVRSDGLYVMDVKQTDARIRAVAKFLARIQPDRILISSARQYGQKPAKVFAKTIGAKVFAGRFVPGTMTNPMLPEYIEPEVLLVTDPAADQQAVAEAMNIGIPIVALCDANNETRNVDLVIPTNNKGRRALACVYWLLTREILKEKGLIKSYDEFKLTMDDFEASL
- a CDS encoding MEMO1 family protein; protein product: MAMRQPAVAGKFYPRTEKQVREEIDHLYDAYIGKRPSLNSSGPRDIVGLVVPHAGYIYSGPVAAHAYAALAEDGFPETFIVIGPNHSGLGSPVAMTTEDFDTPLGRVRIDQEIVGRMGRLIADDPTAHRYEHSIEVQLPFIQYLREDITFVPIAMAAQDYETAAEVGHEIKKACQGRDVVIVASTDFSHYVPAAVAARQDRAVIDRILALDAEGVYDTVVRKSVSMCGYGPVMAMLLASGGRRAELLKYGNSGDVSPMEDVVGYASIKVSR
- a CDS encoding zinc ribbon domain-containing protein codes for the protein MSDESVLCPQCGSTVKPGSGYCTACGKSLSGGPPTPPPSSPFAGWGSSAKAREALLMTMGRRQQTDIKISEYWILLPVVAVVASYVLGLISFIYYDMWAGLTVTIVGTIVAVILIAFLIFRLLKRRNEHMARESALRREIMDFFRFRGEEKGIGHLTDPYVQAMQAFDHGSLMHEEPQSALLWTILCLIPGINIVAIVLTLFWLTDFAPGHDRRFYGFVQNVNFAASQIGMGPLMPSAWKSISERSYVLYLIVSVLLPVFAIWWFYVLIKDLNDHFDNEWQFEDMLMAELKKVE
- a CDS encoding glycerol dehydrogenase; protein product: MKTREVAWRVFASEYNASTLEIKGEGEKAPSYVVTPLGAMVNRVFIVGLLTDLQNLGTEGEPYWRALLSDGMNKYYLFAGKYNPEATLMLSKLQPPAYVAVVGKTRTYSPEEGKIFVSIRPEKIIQVDDDIKDNWVLEAARSTLKRIDCMEEAMQMESPTADELVKLGYSPALAEGVVRALPHYKDVELNRYRGMVLEALEQLLPERSGQLPIPADMPSAGPEEIEDEGDDGDKEELVLKLIDRLDTNKKGAPLADLIREAAKSGIGEAELEEINNSLLDKGLIYEPTIGKMKRI